The sequence below is a genomic window from Candidatus Nanopelagicales bacterium.
TGTTCAGCCACTCGTCGAAGGTCGGAATGACTCGAAGCACGACAACTCCTCAGGGGACGAGCCTCGCGCGTCGCGTGCCCCCGCAGGGGTCCGGACGCGGCTGACGCCGGGTTCCGAGAGTGTTCCTACACCCCTCGGAACCCGGCGTCAGCGATTTAGCGGATCAGCGCGGGTCGTGCCGGACGATCAGGACGGCCAGGCCGCGTCGATCGCCTGCAGGACCTCCTGGGTCGGCTTGTCCTCGCCGAACCACGCGGTCATCTGCTTCCACTCAGCACCGGCGCCGACGGCGGCGGGCATCAGGTCGGAGGCGTCGAACCGCAGGGTCGCGTTCGGGTCGGTCAGGTACTGCGCCGACAGCTTCTGGATCGGGTCGCTGTAGGAGTCCAGCGGCACGCCGTTGTTCGCCGAGACCCAGCCGCCCTGCTCGACCTTGAGGGTCGCGAAGGTGTCGCTGGCCAGGTAGGTCTGGAAGGCCTGCACCTCGGGACGGTCGGAGAACGCGGCCACGTACTCGCCGCCGAACACGACCGGGGTCGGGACGTCGGCGCTGATCTGCGGCAGGTAGAACGCGAAGACGTCACCGTCCTCGGCCACCGTGACGTCCGGCTTGAACGACGGCCACTGCGCCGCGTAGAAGGACGCCTGCTGCAGCATGTAGCACTTGCCGTCGAGGATCGGCTTGCCGGCGTCCTGGAAGGCCGTCGTCGCGATCGTCTTGACGTCGCCGAAGCCGCCGTTGACGTAGTCGGGGTTCTTCATCCAGCCCGCGACCGTGTCCATGGCCTCGGTGATCTGCGGCGAGTCGAACAGCACGGTGTGCGCGACCCACTGGTCGTAGACGTCCCCGCCCTGCTGGCGCAGGACGACCTGCTCCAGCCAGTCGGTGGCCGGCCAACCGGTCGCCCCACCGGACTCGATACCGCCGCACCACGGCTTGTTGCCGTCGGCCACGATCTTGTCGCTCAGCGCGAACATCTCGTCCCAGGTCGTCGGCACGGTGTAGCCCGCATCCGCGAACGCGGTCGGGGAGTACCAGACCAGCGACTTCATGTTGGAGCTCAGCGGAGCGCCGTAGTAGACGTCGTTGACCTTGCCGTACTGGCTGATGCCCGGGTTCCAGAACTGCTCGATGTTGGCCTGGGTGGCCTCGGACACCTGGACCGGGGGCTGCTGGCCGTTGACCAGCTGCTGGAGCAGACCCGGCTGCGGGATGAACGCGATGTCGGGGGCGTTGCCACCCGCGATGCGGGTCGGCAGCTGCGCCTCGAACTGGTCGCTGCCCTCGTAGACCACGTCGATGCCGGTGCACTTCTCGAAGTCGGCCCAGGAGGCCTCGTACTTCTGCTGCTCCGGCGGGAGGATGGAGGTGAAGATCGTCACCTTGGCGCCCTCGAAGGTGCCGTACGAGGCGTAGTCCTCACAGCCGGGCTCGACGGAGGCGGCCGAGGACTCGCCCCCGCCCGAGGCGCTCGCCGAGGCGCTCGAGCCGCTGTCCGAGCTGCTCGAACAGGCGGCCAGCACCATCGTCGCGGCGATGCCGGTCGCCAGCAGAGCGGCGCCCTTGCGGCGCGCGCGTGCGGTCATGTCATCTCCTTGCATCGGATGTTCCGGGCGGGTTCCCCCCGGAGGTCTCTACCGCAGCCGATCGTTGTCGCAACGCGCGGCACGGGCAACAGCGGACACCGAAACGAGATCATGTAAACGGTTACGATTCGACAACAGTGTCCTTCGTCCGGGCCGAACGTCCCCGCAACGGCGAGCGGCCCGCGCCGGTCGGTCCCGCGCGGAAACCGCCCGCGGGGCGCGCTGCGGCGCTAGCCTCGGCGCTGCTGCACCCCCCACTCGGATCGTCCGGCACGTTCCTGCCGGTGAAGGGATGTACTCCATGTCCAGCGAAGTCCGCTTCGACGACGTCAGCCTGGTCTACCCCGGCACGACGCGTCCGGCCGTCAGCCACCTCAACCTCGACATCGCCCAGGGCGAGTTCCTGGTCCTGGTCGGGCCGTCCGGCTGCGGCAAGTCCACCTCCCTGCGGATGCTCGCGGGCCTGGAGCCGGTCAGCTCCGGCAACATCTACATCGGCGAGAAAGACGTCACGCGGATCGACCCCAAGGACCGCGACATCGCCATGGTGTTCCAGAACTACGCGCTCTACCCGCACATGAGCGTCGCGGACAACATGGCCTTCGCCCTGCACATCCAGAAGATGCCGAAGGACGAGATCGAGCGCCGGGTGAAGGAGGCCGCGGACCTGCTCGACCTGACCCAGTACCTCGACCGCAAGCCCAAGGCGCTGTCCGGCGGCCAGCGCCAGCGCGTGGCGATGGGCCGCGCCATCGTGCGCGAGCCCGAGGTCTTCCTGATGGACGAGCCGCTGTCCAACCTCGACGCGAAGCTGCGGGTGCAGACCCGCACCCAGATCGCGTCGCTGCAGCGCCGGCTCGGGACGACCACCCTGTACGTGACCCACGACCAGGTCGAGGCCATGACGATGGGCGACCGGATCGCGGTGCTCAAGGACGGCCTGCTGCAGCAGGTGGGCTCGCCCAGCGACCTCTACAACGACCCGGCGAACATCTTCGTGGCCGGCTTCATCGGCTCCCCGGCCATGAACATCATCGAGATGCCCCTGGTGGAGGGCGGTGTCGGCCTGGCCGGGCGCGTCGTCCCGGTCGCTACGGAGATCGTCTCGAAGGCCACGGCCGACGGGTCGAAGACCGTCATGGTCGGCTTCCGCCCGGAGGACGTGCGGATGAGCGGGGACGCGACCGGCTGGCCGGTGGAGGTGGACGTGGTCGAGTCCCTCGGGGCTGACGCGTACGTCTACGGCGGCATGACCCTGCCCGGCGGTGAGCGCCGCGAGGTGGTCGTCCGCACCGACGGCCGCGACGCCCCGCGCAAGGGCCAGATGATCAACATCGAGGTGGTCCGCGACCACGCCTACTACTTCGCGACCAACTCGGGGGAGCGGCTGCGCGTCTCCTGACCCAGCAACACCCTCCAGCACTGTGGTGGCGGGTGGGGGGGGGGGAGCGCGACCCCACCCGCCCCCCCTGGTGTCAGGGATGGGGTGGCGGGGCGGTCGAGGACCGCACCACCAGCCGGGTGGGCAGCACCCGCGGCCGGGCCGGTACCGACAGCGCCACCGGCCCCGCCAGGTCCACCGGGCGGCGGTCCATCTGCATCAGCAGCGTCTCCGCGGCGATCCGGCCGAGGTCGGGCACGGGCTGGGCGACGGTGGTCAGGCCCACGACGTCCCCGAGGTCGTGACCGTCCACGCCCACGACCGAGACGTCCGCCCCGGGGCGCAGCCCGCGGGCGGTGAGCGCGCGGATCGCGCCGAAGGCCATCTCGTCGCTCATGGCGAACACGGCGGTGGGCGGGTCGGGGTTCGACAGCAGGGCCTGCATCGCGGCCTCCCCGCCGGCGACGGTGAAGTAGCCGAAGGCCTCCAGCATCGGGTCCGGCTCGCGGCCCACGGCGGCCAGCGCCCGCCGGTAGCCCTCGTAGCGGTCGTGCTCGGGCGCGAAGGCGCTCGGCATCGGCCGGCCACCGATGACGCCGATCCGGCGGTGCCCCAGCTCGACCAGGTGCGTGACCGCACGCTCGCCCGCGGCCACGTCGTCGATGAGCACGCTGGGGGTGCGCGGGGCCTGCACGCCGATCAGGCTCGTGGGCAGCCCGGTGGTGAGCAGGGCGGCCGCCTCGTCCTCCTCGATCGGCAGGGAGATCACGATGATGCCGTCGACGCGGCTGCGCAGCCGACGCTCGGGCGGGATGCGGTGCTCCTCGGTCGGGTCCCCGACCGCGAAGAGCAGCAGGTCGAGGTCGCGGCCGCGCAGGACCTGCTCCACCCCGGACAAGACGGTGGCGAAGAACCACCGGGACAGGAACGGCGTCACCACGGCGACGCTGCCGGTGCGCCCGCTAGCCAGCCGCGAGGCGCTCGGCGTCACCACGTAGTCGAGCTCCTGGGCCACCCGGCGCACCCGGTCACGGGTCTCGTCGTCGACGTGCGGCAGCCCGCGCAGGGCGCGGGAGACGGTGGCCGTGGAGACCCCGGCCGCCGCGGCGACGTCGCGGATGGTGATGCCCATGGGCGCACCGCCTCGCGCTCGACCGACCCGTCGGCGTCACCGACTCTTCGGCGGCACCGATCTTCGGCCTCACTGTAGGCGGGACCAGCCCGCCGATCCGCGCCGGACCAGCCGGTGCGTACTGCTGGGGTCCCCTCAGCCGGGCTGGGCCCCCTCGTGCAGCACGACAGCGTCGGGCCCGGGGAAGAACAGGCCCTCGTGGCCGTCGTCCTCCCAGCGCACGACGTACGGCGGCCCGCCGTCCTCGCCGCGGACCTCGAGGACCTCCCCCGACCGGCCGTGGTCACCGACGTGCAGACCCTTGACGCTGATGTGGTCGCCCACCGCAGCCTTCACCGGGACACCTCCGTTGCGGTCGCCGGAACCGTCGTCTCCCTAGCCTCGGGCGGACGGCGACGACGGGTCAAGGACCAACGGCCCGAGCGGCCACCGACCAGGCGATCCCGTCGAGGATGTCGTGCTCGCTGACCAGCACCTCCGGCAGCCCGACCCGCTCGACGATGCAGCGCAGCACGAGGGCGCCGGCGGCGATGACGTCGACGCGGCCGGGGTGCATGACCGGGACGGCGGCGCGCTCGGCCCGGG
It includes:
- a CDS encoding ABC transporter substrate-binding protein produces the protein MTARARRKGAALLATGIAATMVLAACSSSSDSGSSASASASGGGESSAASVEPGCEDYASYGTFEGAKVTIFTSILPPEQQKYEASWADFEKCTGIDVVYEGSDQFEAQLPTRIAGGNAPDIAFIPQPGLLQQLVNGQQPPVQVSEATQANIEQFWNPGISQYGKVNDVYYGAPLSSNMKSLVWYSPTAFADAGYTVPTTWDEMFALSDKIVADGNKPWCGGIESGGATGWPATDWLEQVVLRQQGGDVYDQWVAHTVLFDSPQITEAMDTVAGWMKNPDYVNGGFGDVKTIATTAFQDAGKPILDGKCYMLQQASFYAAQWPSFKPDVTVAEDGDVFAFYLPQISADVPTPVVFGGEYVAAFSDRPEVQAFQTYLASDTFATLKVEQGGWVSANNGVPLDSYSDPIQKLSAQYLTDPNATLRFDASDLMPAAVGAGAEWKQMTAWFGEDKPTQEVLQAIDAAWPS
- the ugpC gene encoding sn-glycerol-3-phosphate ABC transporter ATP-binding protein UgpC: MSSEVRFDDVSLVYPGTTRPAVSHLNLDIAQGEFLVLVGPSGCGKSTSLRMLAGLEPVSSGNIYIGEKDVTRIDPKDRDIAMVFQNYALYPHMSVADNMAFALHIQKMPKDEIERRVKEAADLLDLTQYLDRKPKALSGGQRQRVAMGRAIVREPEVFLMDEPLSNLDAKLRVQTRTQIASLQRRLGTTTLYVTHDQVEAMTMGDRIAVLKDGLLQQVGSPSDLYNDPANIFVAGFIGSPAMNIIEMPLVEGGVGLAGRVVPVATEIVSKATADGSKTVMVGFRPEDVRMSGDATGWPVEVDVVESLGADAYVYGGMTLPGGERREVVVRTDGRDAPRKGQMINIEVVRDHAYYFATNSGERLRVS
- a CDS encoding LacI family DNA-binding transcriptional regulator; the encoded protein is MGITIRDVAAAAGVSTATVSRALRGLPHVDDETRDRVRRVAQELDYVVTPSASRLASGRTGSVAVVTPFLSRWFFATVLSGVEQVLRGRDLDLLLFAVGDPTEEHRIPPERRLRSRVDGIIVISLPIEEDEAAALLTTGLPTSLIGVQAPRTPSVLIDDVAAGERAVTHLVELGHRRIGVIGGRPMPSAFAPEHDRYEGYRRALAAVGREPDPMLEAFGYFTVAGGEAAMQALLSNPDPPTAVFAMSDEMAFGAIRALTARGLRPGADVSVVGVDGHDLGDVVGLTTVAQPVPDLGRIAAETLLMQMDRRPVDLAGPVALSVPARPRVLPTRLVVRSSTAPPPHP
- a CDS encoding DUF1918 domain-containing protein, whose amino-acid sequence is MKAAVGDHISVKGLHVGDHGRSGEVLEVRGEDGGPPYVVRWEDDGHEGLFFPGPDAVVLHEGAQPG